One Candidatus Marsarchaeota archaeon DNA segment encodes these proteins:
- a CDS encoding SMC-Scp complex subunit ScpB → MQQSKVDADTKRLIEAALFVTGKAMSAEELAQAIGVVSLGYINSALKELEGEYASRDGALRILSIGNKYMMGLAEPYATKVNGLAGQPDISKGALRILAYVSRNEPIYQNAVVKAFGSSTYDYVKELVENDFLDTKRVGRTKKLQTTDKFREYFSLGESKGN, encoded by the coding sequence ATGCAGCAGAGTAAGGTCGACGCAGACACCAAGCGCCTGATAGAGGCCGCACTCTTCGTGACCGGCAAGGCGATGAGCGCCGAGGAGCTGGCGCAAGCCATTGGCGTGGTGTCGCTCGGCTACATCAACAGCGCGCTGAAGGAGCTTGAGGGAGAGTACGCATCGAGAGACGGAGCGCTGCGCATACTGTCTATAGGCAACAAGTACATGATGGGATTGGCAGAGCCATACGCGACGAAGGTCAACGGATTGGCCGGGCAGCCGGACATAAGCAAGGGCGCGCTGCGCATACTCGCATATGTGAGCAGGAACGAGCCCATCTACCAGAACGCCGTAGTAAAGGCGTTCGGCAGCTCGACATATGATTACGTGAAAGAGCTCGTAGAGAACGATTTCCTCGACACAAAGCGCGTAGGCCGAACCAAGAAGCTCCAGACAACCGACAAGTTCCGCGAGTACTTCAGCCTTGGCGAGAGCAAAGGCAACTAG
- a CDS encoding 50S ribosomal protein L11: protein MSEITISGLVEGGKATAGPPFGPALGPLGVNIGAIVGEINKKTGEFAGIKIPVKVIVDMSSKAFRVEVGAPPTSALILKELGAPAGAKTKDETIGSLTMEQVKKIAKSKEASIYGNAFADKVKQVLGTCKSMGVKCENEDPRAVIAKINSGQLKVS, encoded by the coding sequence ATGAGCGAGATCACAATATCCGGGCTGGTAGAGGGAGGCAAGGCTACTGCCGGGCCCCCGTTCGGGCCTGCCCTTGGGCCTCTCGGCGTCAACATAGGCGCGATAGTGGGCGAGATAAACAAGAAGACCGGGGAGTTCGCAGGCATAAAGATACCTGTGAAGGTCATTGTCGATATGTCGAGCAAGGCCTTCAGGGTGGAGGTCGGGGCTCCGCCCACGAGTGCGCTGATACTCAAGGAGCTCGGGGCTCCTGCCGGAGCAAAGACCAAGGATGAGACGATCGGCAGCCTCACCATGGAGCAGGTCAAGAAAATAGCGAAATCGAAGGAAGCGTCGATATACGGCAATGCTTTCGCCGACAAAGTCAAGCAGGTGCTCGGCACCTGCAAGAGCATGGGGGTGAAGTGCGAGAACGAGGATCCGAGGGCGGTCATAGCGAAGATAAACTCGGGACAGCTGAAGGTGTCGTGA
- a CDS encoding zinc metalloprotease HtpX, giving the protein MITAGDLRFRMYITLILSFAIGFGIIYALLLYAGAGIYPIVAIAALFFLFQWYISPHIMAMFSRIRYIKDDEYPQLHKLVEELSQQADVPVPRIAIAPAKEPNAFVFGRTKKSATLVVHEGLLPLLDANELRAVLAHEIGHLKHNDIVVITMVSFIPLLAYIVAQSLLFSSIFGGSRNNDSYLVLFGLIAFVVYFISELLMLSLSRVRESFADEYSANSTQQPGYLASALLKITASNSANQKPGQDSTIARSLYIMDFFSADKDIAEIREHMPELKRLLPGVNVETLLAGSKPKHSLFGGLNSLFATHPPTYRRLIDLAEINDRLR; this is encoded by the coding sequence ATGATTACTGCCGGCGACCTTAGGTTCAGGATGTACATCACGCTGATACTGTCGTTCGCGATAGGCTTCGGCATAATCTATGCGTTGCTTCTGTATGCCGGGGCCGGCATCTATCCGATAGTCGCGATAGCAGCGCTCTTCTTCCTGTTCCAGTGGTACATATCACCGCACATAATGGCCATGTTCTCGCGCATCCGCTACATAAAGGATGACGAGTACCCGCAGCTCCACAAGCTGGTGGAGGAGCTCTCTCAGCAGGCCGACGTGCCCGTGCCGAGGATAGCGATAGCGCCCGCCAAGGAGCCTAATGCGTTCGTGTTCGGCCGCACCAAGAAGAGCGCGACGCTTGTCGTGCATGAGGGGCTGCTGCCGCTGTTAGACGCTAACGAGCTGAGGGCTGTGCTCGCGCACGAGATAGGGCACCTGAAGCACAACGACATCGTAGTCATAACGATGGTGTCGTTCATACCGCTCCTCGCCTACATAGTCGCGCAGAGCCTGCTGTTCAGCAGCATATTCGGCGGCAGCCGCAACAACGATTCGTATCTGGTGCTGTTCGGGCTCATCGCGTTCGTCGTGTACTTCATCTCAGAGCTGCTCATGCTGTCGCTGTCGAGGGTGAGGGAAAGCTTTGCGGACGAGTACTCTGCAAACTCCACCCAGCAGCCGGGCTACCTGGCGTCGGCGTTGCTGAAGATTACAGCATCAAACTCCGCCAACCAGAAGCCAGGCCAGGACTCGACCATAGCAAGGTCGCTCTACATAATGGACTTTTTCAGCGCAGACAAGGACATTGCCGAGATAAGAGAGCACATGCCAGAGCTCAAGCGGCTGCTGCCCGGCGTAAATGTGGAGACACTGCTTGCGGGCTCGAAGCCGAAGCACAGCCTGTTCGGCGGGCTCAATTCCCTCTTCGCCACGCACCCTCCGACCTACAGGCGCCTCATCGACCTTGCCGAGATCAACGACCGGCTGCGCTGA
- a CDS encoding Lrp/AsnC ligand binding domain-containing protein yields the protein MKTRWRDVHSAKHSGDSAKQKNPWVIRESGRTFHKFFLLKPKDGVEIGKVAKELMNLDDVLEVYVTEGEAGFMVKARFDGEREPNKVAEYIRDNIDSRYGTLVSYLNYRR from the coding sequence ATGAAAACGAGGTGGAGGGACGTGCATAGCGCGAAACACAGCGGAGACTCTGCAAAACAGAAGAATCCCTGGGTCATCAGGGAGAGCGGCAGGACCTTTCATAAGTTCTTCCTGCTGAAACCGAAAGACGGCGTCGAGATAGGGAAGGTGGCAAAAGAGCTGATGAACCTTGACGACGTGCTTGAAGTATACGTGACTGAGGGGGAAGCCGGCTTCATGGTAAAGGCAAGGTTTGACGGGGAGCGCGAGCCGAACAAGGTCGCGGAATACATAAGGGACAACATAGACAGCAGGTACGGCACGCTTGTCAGTTACCTGAACTACAGGAGGTAA
- a CDS encoding segregation/condensation protein A — protein MAGVVETVVSSPKADFNIEELVKNATWRELLVGLVESNELNPWDIDIVRMVESYVDVVKRMKVLDLFVPANIMLAASILVRMKSDSIEIFSREEPQAEPEAEQAPGQRVLPGVEALTPRARQQPRKRITLAELMDALDDAMKLEQRREQRAVAEATPMQFYVNNYDIDERIELVYELVKSKIDAYKTTTFASLAEGFNSSESMLLDLFVPLLFLAHKARISMRQDSFFDEIFIVLGDAHAAE, from the coding sequence ATGGCGGGCGTAGTAGAGACCGTCGTATCTTCGCCCAAGGCGGACTTCAACATAGAGGAGCTTGTGAAGAACGCCACGTGGAGGGAATTGCTTGTAGGCCTGGTGGAGAGCAACGAGCTCAATCCATGGGACATAGACATAGTGCGCATGGTGGAAAGCTACGTGGACGTAGTGAAGCGCATGAAGGTGCTCGACCTGTTCGTGCCGGCCAACATAATGCTTGCCGCCTCGATATTGGTGAGGATGAAGAGCGACAGCATCGAGATATTCAGCCGCGAGGAGCCTCAGGCGGAGCCAGAGGCGGAGCAGGCGCCTGGCCAGCGCGTCCTTCCTGGCGTCGAGGCTCTTACGCCGAGGGCGAGGCAGCAGCCCCGCAAGCGCATAACGCTGGCTGAGCTGATGGACGCGTTGGATGATGCCATGAAGCTGGAGCAGCGCCGCGAGCAGCGCGCCGTGGCAGAGGCCACGCCCATGCAGTTCTACGTAAACAATTATGACATAGACGAGAGGATTGAGCTGGTATACGAGCTCGTGAAGAGCAAGATCGATGCCTACAAGACAACGACGTTCGCCAGCCTGGCCGAGGGATTCAACAGCTCGGAGAGCATGCTGCTCGACCTGTTCGTGCCGCTGCTCTTCCTCGCGCACAAGGCGCGCATATCGATGAGGCAGGACAGCTTCTTCGACGAGATATTCATAGTGCTTGGGGATGCGCATGCAGCAGAGTAA
- a CDS encoding geranylgeranylglyceryl/heptaprenylglyceryl phosphate synthase, protein MKNGKVERYIHDTIESKGAMLFSLMDPEDYKNEKEAVETAKAVTKGGSDILLLGGSSGVQGTMLDEVTKQIHEAIDVPLVLFPGNMATITKYADAIYFQTLLNSRNSYWHSQAQMLVAPLIRHLGIEPLPVGYILVEPGGTAGWVGDANLIPKEKPKIAAALALTGQYFGSRLIVTDTGSNPRLQGGGPIPADMIRAVRQAIDVPYVVGGGIVSEQELRTAYKNGADAVQIGTAFENGSTSSAYKKALLFSRIAKEEGARKRKGR, encoded by the coding sequence ATGAAGAACGGAAAGGTCGAAAGGTACATACACGATACCATAGAGAGCAAGGGCGCGATGCTGTTCTCGCTCATGGACCCTGAGGACTACAAGAACGAAAAGGAGGCAGTAGAGACCGCGAAAGCAGTTACGAAGGGAGGCAGCGACATTCTGCTGCTCGGCGGCAGCAGCGGCGTGCAGGGCACCATGCTCGACGAGGTCACCAAGCAGATACACGAAGCCATAGACGTGCCGCTCGTGCTCTTCCCGGGCAACATGGCTACGATAACCAAGTATGCAGACGCGATATACTTCCAGACGCTGCTCAACTCGCGCAACTCCTACTGGCACTCGCAGGCGCAGATGCTCGTTGCGCCGCTGATCAGGCATCTCGGCATAGAGCCATTGCCGGTCGGCTACATACTTGTCGAGCCCGGCGGCACGGCCGGCTGGGTAGGCGACGCCAACTTAATACCTAAGGAGAAGCCGAAGATAGCGGCTGCGCTTGCGCTTACCGGCCAATACTTCGGGAGCAGGCTCATAGTGACTGATACGGGCTCGAATCCCAGGCTACAAGGCGGCGGGCCCATACCTGCCGATATGATAAGGGCGGTGCGCCAGGCGATAGACGTGCCGTACGTTGTCGGCGGCGGGATCGTATCGGAGCAGGAGCTCAGAACAGCGTACAAGAATGGAGCCGACGCTGTGCAGATAGGCACCGCCTTCGAGAACGGTTCTACCTCATCTGCTTACAAGAAGGCGCTGCTCTTCTCCCGCATCGCAAAAGAAGAGGGTGCAAGAAAGAGAAAAGGGCGCTAG
- a CDS encoding Xaa-Pro peptidase family protein, which yields MRSMRDRLNSVFSESGFDALVLMNTEEKDANFTYLTGFYGGVFEQDVLIAFPKRMVLLTSKLEAGIATEQRPREMEVVVVDKREKFQKELALHLKGKRVGINGSYLPYAYYRLIRKYAKAKSIGDARALFAKAREIKSQGEIDAMRKAVSITKRALGAIPEYFNEGMTELQLAARFNYLMMDYGSQKPAFDSIVSFGANSALPHHMPDSTRLRPNSIVLIDVGAMYGNYCADMTRTFIFRPDKSSGKYERMVAMHKIVEQAQRLGLDSIRPGVDGHDVHKRVADFIDAAEHGRYKGKFIHSLGHSIGLEVHDVGGGLGMQKNMLKPGMIVSDEPGIYVQGFGGVRIEDDVLVTKDGARFL from the coding sequence ATGCGTAGCATGCGCGACAGACTCAATAGCGTGTTTTCGGAAAGCGGGTTCGATGCGCTTGTGCTGATGAACACCGAGGAGAAGGACGCGAACTTCACCTATCTCACTGGCTTCTATGGCGGTGTGTTCGAGCAGGACGTGCTTATAGCATTCCCGAAAAGGATGGTGCTGCTTACCTCAAAGCTTGAGGCAGGCATAGCGACGGAGCAGCGACCGAGGGAGATGGAGGTCGTAGTCGTGGACAAGCGCGAGAAATTTCAGAAAGAGCTTGCCCTGCACCTCAAGGGCAAGAGGGTCGGAATCAACGGCAGCTACCTGCCGTATGCCTATTACAGGCTGATAAGAAAGTATGCGAAGGCAAAGAGCATCGGCGACGCGAGGGCCCTCTTCGCAAAAGCGAGAGAGATCAAGAGCCAGGGGGAAATAGACGCGATGCGCAAGGCGGTAAGCATAACAAAGAGGGCGCTAGGCGCCATACCTGAGTATTTCAATGAGGGCATGACCGAGCTGCAGCTCGCAGCAAGGTTCAACTACCTGATGATGGATTACGGCTCGCAGAAGCCCGCATTCGACAGCATTGTATCGTTCGGCGCAAACAGCGCGCTCCCGCACCACATGCCTGACTCGACAAGGCTGAGGCCGAACAGCATAGTGCTCATAGATGTCGGCGCCATGTACGGCAACTACTGCGCCGACATGACAAGGACGTTCATTTTCAGGCCAGACAAATCAAGCGGCAAATACGAGAGAATGGTCGCGATGCACAAGATAGTGGAGCAGGCGCAGAGGCTGGGCCTGGACAGCATAAGGCCGGGCGTTGACGGCCATGACGTGCACAAGAGGGTAGCGGACTTCATAGACGCTGCGGAGCACGGGCGCTACAAGGGCAAATTCATACATTCGCTGGGGCACAGCATAGGCCTGGAGGTGCACGATGTGGGAGGCGGCCTCGGCATGCAGAAAAACATGCTCAAGCCGGGCATGATAGTGAGCGACGAGCCAGGTATATACGTGCAGGGCTTCGGCGGGGTAAGGATAGAGGACGATGTGCTAGTGACGAAAGACGGAGCAAGGTTCCTATGA
- a CDS encoding NAD(P)-dependent oxidoreductase produces MPNNRGAETPIIDLVTGATSGIGRLLVELLLKEGHEVRVLLRQSPATSDEWTKLPPNVELYVADLRSSDASETRVIEEACKDVDNIFHIAGATYNYRNTFDELIDANVVGTDNLLSACQTVNRPLQKNVHVIFASSCTVYGYRRPGETLTEESELKPASPYSESKEMAERVVESYAETDPKMHYTTLRFGTLYGLHYTNSFFKIFELIKAGKAMYIGTGGNHLTLIHENDAVRIMFLAAQSPKALNRVYNATDGQAYTVKSLFGFVADYFGVKPPSRHISHTVAKIIRPIMGVKSDELEFVASDRIIRIDRARTELGFAPKERMEKAGLEMLKEFDKTHK; encoded by the coding sequence ATGCCTAACAACAGAGGGGCCGAGACTCCTATAATAGACCTTGTAACCGGGGCAACCAGCGGCATAGGGCGCCTTCTCGTCGAGCTCCTCCTCAAGGAGGGCCACGAGGTAAGGGTGCTGCTCAGGCAGAGCCCTGCAACAAGCGACGAGTGGACTAAGCTGCCTCCGAACGTGGAGCTGTATGTCGCTGATCTGAGGAGCAGCGATGCGTCAGAGACGCGAGTTATCGAGGAAGCGTGCAAGGATGTCGACAACATATTCCACATAGCCGGCGCCACGTACAACTACAGGAACACGTTCGACGAGTTGATAGATGCGAATGTGGTGGGTACCGACAATCTGCTGAGCGCGTGCCAGACTGTGAACAGGCCGCTCCAGAAAAATGTCCACGTGATATTCGCAAGCAGCTGCACCGTTTACGGCTATCGGCGCCCTGGCGAGACTCTGACAGAGGAGTCGGAGCTTAAGCCGGCAAGCCCTTATTCGGAGAGCAAGGAGATGGCCGAACGCGTAGTGGAATCATATGCAGAGACAGATCCGAAGATGCATTACACCACACTGAGGTTCGGCACGCTCTACGGGCTGCATTACACCAACTCATTCTTCAAGATCTTCGAGTTGATCAAGGCGGGCAAGGCCATGTATATAGGCACGGGCGGCAACCATCTCACACTTATACATGAAAACGACGCCGTCAGGATAATGTTCTTGGCTGCGCAGAGTCCGAAGGCGCTGAACAGGGTTTACAATGCAACGGACGGCCAGGCCTACACTGTGAAGAGCCTGTTCGGGTTCGTTGCCGATTATTTCGGCGTGAAGCCGCCCTCACGGCATATCTCCCATACCGTGGCCAAGATAATAAGACCGATAATGGGCGTGAAGTCCGATGAGCTGGAGTTTGTGGCCAGCGACAGAATAATACGCATAGACAGGGCGCGCACCGAGCTCGGATTCGCGCCTAAGGAAAGGATGGAGAAGGCTGGCCTGGAGATGCTCAAGGAGTTCGACAAGACTCACAAGTGA
- a CDS encoding winged helix-turn-helix transcriptional regulator — protein MELPPAVASVLESLRKKSEYSVQVVFLRGSYYVYEYKVKTIAGRVRRFSLYLGKIEKDGTFIAARRRFLHTRVRNLSEYMKMKAEGEKPAMLDALLYPDELSTRIITELSMNSRIAVGELARMLGIKRERVLYRVNQLRKLYKMKYTIEMKPDTFGFQRYLLLAKFPRGKPDPERLRELLGKNPRVQLAATAEGDYNLMIYVLAESNTALEDTIYEMRSSSVFANAPGTWNVSYLIEPYGWYMPFRDEFFTLLKERIWRRSKDSPRRQPGQLLHSEYAVMKELNKDAATNFADIDREYGLKEGNARYTYEKLLGKQTIKRATITMEGLPLKYLEFIYLVQRNIPAFNSTRIEFLENITDETQYSTNKYAYVANSSSPYGIILVTPIFEEKETATLMQGLSEVKGIKIKTASITRVLVGEFGLRKFKMEESNSFKVKIELLKKKETLH, from the coding sequence ATGGAGCTCCCGCCTGCCGTAGCGTCTGTGCTCGAATCGCTGCGCAAGAAGTCCGAATACAGCGTACAGGTAGTGTTCCTGCGCGGCAGCTATTACGTGTATGAGTACAAGGTAAAGACCATTGCGGGCAGGGTGCGCAGGTTCTCTCTTTATCTGGGCAAGATCGAGAAGGACGGCACTTTCATAGCCGCAAGGCGGAGGTTCCTGCACACGAGGGTAAGGAACCTTAGCGAATACATGAAGATGAAGGCTGAGGGCGAGAAGCCGGCGATGCTCGACGCGCTGCTCTACCCCGATGAACTGAGCACAAGAATCATAACAGAGCTCAGCATGAATTCTAGGATCGCAGTGGGCGAGCTCGCCCGCATGCTTGGCATAAAGAGGGAAAGGGTGCTGTACAGGGTAAACCAGCTCAGGAAGCTCTACAAGATGAAGTACACCATAGAGATGAAGCCCGATACCTTCGGCTTCCAGAGGTATCTGCTACTGGCAAAATTCCCCAGAGGCAAGCCGGATCCAGAAAGGCTCAGAGAATTGCTGGGCAAGAACCCAAGAGTGCAACTCGCAGCGACAGCAGAGGGCGACTACAATTTGATGATATACGTGCTTGCAGAGAGCAACACGGCACTTGAGGACACGATATACGAGATGCGCTCAAGTTCTGTGTTCGCGAATGCACCTGGCACTTGGAACGTGAGCTACCTCATAGAGCCGTACGGCTGGTACATGCCTTTCAGGGACGAGTTCTTCACATTGCTCAAGGAGCGCATCTGGCGCAGGAGCAAGGATTCGCCGAGGAGGCAGCCAGGCCAGCTATTGCACAGCGAATACGCTGTTATGAAGGAGCTGAACAAAGACGCGGCGACGAACTTCGCGGACATAGACAGGGAATACGGCCTCAAGGAGGGCAATGCACGCTACACCTACGAGAAGCTGCTAGGCAAGCAGACGATAAAGAGGGCAACAATCACGATGGAAGGCCTGCCATTGAAGTACCTCGAATTCATCTACCTCGTACAGCGCAACATACCTGCATTCAACAGCACTAGAATAGAGTTTCTGGAAAACATAACAGACGAAACGCAATATTCAACCAACAAATATGCGTATGTTGCGAATTCGTCATCACCATACGGCATAATACTTGTCACACCAATATTTGAAGAGAAAGAGACAGCCACATTGATGCAGGGGCTTTCCGAAGTAAAAGGTATAAAGATAAAAACTGCTTCAATAACACGCGTGCTTGTTGGAGAATTCGGCCTGAGAAAATTCAAAATGGAAGAATCAAACAGCTTTAAAGTCAAAATTGAACTCTTAAAGAAGAAAGAAACCTTACATTAA
- a CDS encoding transcription elongation factor Spt5, which produces MYFVVKVTSGQERIAASMLQNKASKTDLPIYSIIVVDGVRGYIIVEAEEELSCRSFISKEHNIRGMLSKPLSTEDVEKLIKISTAVQEIEKDDTIEFTSGPFKGYKARVLKVDDAKSDITVELMDVVVPIPITTKMNTAKIIQKAKSAEGA; this is translated from the coding sequence GTGTATTTCGTAGTGAAGGTAACGTCGGGCCAGGAGCGCATCGCAGCCAGCATGCTCCAGAACAAGGCGAGCAAGACAGACCTGCCGATCTATTCGATAATAGTTGTCGATGGCGTGCGCGGCTACATAATAGTTGAGGCCGAGGAGGAGCTCTCTTGCAGGAGCTTCATAAGCAAGGAGCACAACATACGCGGCATGCTATCGAAGCCGCTGAGCACCGAGGACGTGGAGAAGCTCATAAAGATAAGCACGGCCGTGCAGGAGATAGAGAAGGACGACACCATAGAGTTCACGAGCGGGCCGTTCAAGGGCTACAAGGCTCGGGTGCTGAAGGTCGATGACGCGAAGAGCGACATAACCGTGGAGCTCATGGACGTGGTGGTGCCAATACCGATAACGACGAAGATGAACACAGCCAAGATAATACAGAAGGCGAAGAGCGCAGAGGGCGCATGA
- a CDS encoding endonuclease III domain-containing protein encodes MSAGAAPMEIYALLRRRFGFLDWWPGDTKFEILVGAILTQQTSWKNVEKALANLKRAHALNLKRLANIDIGKLESYIRPSGFYRQKAWRLKGACSYILSNYGTLERFFSRNAAELRNELLSLNGIGEETADSIVLYAAEKPVFVVDAYTRRAMHRITGIDEKISYGELQRFFESRVKKDVGLYKDMHAQFVELGKNYCKTVPKCLECPLNSVCLHGLSAVHKTDSKNL; translated from the coding sequence GTGAGCGCAGGCGCCGCGCCGATGGAGATATACGCGCTGCTGCGCAGGCGCTTCGGCTTCCTGGACTGGTGGCCCGGCGACACAAAGTTCGAGATCCTTGTCGGCGCGATACTGACGCAGCAGACATCTTGGAAGAACGTCGAGAAGGCGCTCGCCAATCTGAAGCGCGCGCATGCCCTAAACCTGAAAAGGCTTGCGAACATCGACATAGGTAAACTCGAGTCATACATCAGGCCGAGCGGCTTCTACAGGCAGAAGGCATGGAGGTTGAAGGGCGCCTGCTCCTACATACTAAGCAACTACGGCACGCTGGAGCGCTTCTTTTCACGCAATGCGGCCGAGCTGAGGAACGAGCTTCTCTCGCTCAACGGCATAGGCGAGGAGACAGCAGATTCCATAGTGCTCTACGCGGCAGAGAAGCCCGTTTTCGTCGTTGACGCTTATACGCGGCGAGCGATGCACAGGATCACGGGCATTGACGAGAAAATCAGCTATGGCGAGCTGCAAAGGTTTTTCGAGTCTAGAGTCAAGAAGGACGTCGGGCTGTACAAGGACATGCACGCACAGTTCGTGGAGCTGGGCAAGAACTACTGCAAGACCGTGCCCAAATGCTTGGAATGCCCGCTGAATAGCGTGTGTCTGCACGGCCTGAGTGCAGTGCACAAAACGGACTCTAAAAACCTATAA
- a CDS encoding methyltransferase translates to MLHLRVEKAKAEHAKALLGEFGLLNRKMMVQNSARYVLFPILLDAQKTKKVLERLGGGTKLVDRQGVPNARRVSYYDLLSERLSKRELALVARGYEGLGNIAIVELRGDIGSKEKMVGRSIAEANPRISTVLAKAGAVHGTYRTRRLRRIYGKSTYMAHYKENGCSFAFDVRKAFFSAALSFERGRIDALVGDGEAVAVPFAGVGPFAIEIAKHHPHSRVLAIELNADAYRYMKANMKLNRVANLEAVHGDFAAVAERRKGFADRVVVPMPKTSLDFMSAICAIAKAHASVHLYAFCGAGKQDELKKEIAAKALAMGRKVRFVGERMVRPYSRNEVEMVFDIVLSRRAQRSRSLISARSMRRL, encoded by the coding sequence ATGCTGCACCTTCGCGTTGAGAAGGCCAAAGCGGAGCACGCTAAGGCGCTTCTCGGCGAATTCGGCCTGCTCAACAGGAAGATGATGGTCCAGAATAGCGCACGCTATGTGTTGTTTCCTATTCTTTTAGATGCGCAAAAGACTAAAAAGGTTCTTGAGAGGCTGGGCGGCGGCACCAAGCTCGTTGATAGGCAGGGAGTGCCGAACGCCAGGCGCGTTAGCTACTACGACCTGCTCTCGGAAAGGCTCTCGAAGAGGGAGCTGGCGCTCGTCGCAAGGGGCTACGAGGGATTGGGCAATATAGCCATAGTGGAGTTGCGCGGCGACATCGGCAGCAAGGAGAAGATGGTAGGCCGCTCAATTGCAGAGGCAAATCCGCGCATAAGCACCGTGCTCGCGAAAGCGGGTGCTGTGCACGGCACTTACAGGACAAGAAGGCTCAGGCGCATCTACGGAAAGAGCACTTACATGGCCCATTACAAGGAGAACGGGTGCAGCTTCGCGTTCGACGTCAGGAAGGCCTTCTTCTCGGCCGCGCTCTCATTCGAGCGCGGGAGGATAGACGCGCTGGTAGGGGATGGCGAGGCCGTTGCCGTGCCGTTCGCGGGAGTGGGCCCGTTCGCTATAGAGATAGCCAAGCACCATCCACATTCGCGCGTGCTTGCGATAGAGCTGAATGCTGATGCATACAGGTACATGAAAGCCAACATGAAGCTTAACCGCGTCGCCAATCTAGAGGCCGTTCATGGGGATTTCGCGGCAGTTGCGGAGAGGCGCAAGGGCTTCGCGGACCGCGTGGTGGTGCCCATGCCGAAGACCAGCCTGGACTTCATGTCCGCGATATGCGCGATAGCGAAGGCGCACGCGAGCGTGCATCTGTACGCATTCTGCGGTGCGGGCAAGCAAGATGAGCTCAAGAAGGAAATCGCTGCAAAGGCACTGGCAATGGGGCGTAAGGTGCGTTTTGTCGGCGAGCGCATGGTGCGCCCATATTCGAGGAACGAGGTAGAGATGGTCTTCGATATTGTTTTATCGAGACGCGCTCAGCGCAGCCGGTCGTTGATCTCGGCAAGGTCGATGAGGCGCCTGTAG
- a CDS encoding cob(I)yrinic acid a,c-diamide adenosyltransferase, which yields MASQFYTGTGDSGSTIMGGGRVLKNDPLVHAIGDINELNAWLGVALQNVSDEMVSKQVHFIQNELFVIGAELASIADKRFTPKRAIADSDVEALQQAVEEVGGRAHKLKSFVLPGGPAGAAYLDLAATVARRTERTIVELMHKANGRKLNPAIEKYLNRLSSYLFWAARAINAREGVDEERPTY from the coding sequence GTGGCTTCGCAGTTCTATACCGGCACAGGCGACAGCGGCTCTACGATCATGGGCGGCGGCCGCGTGCTGAAGAATGACCCGCTGGTGCATGCGATCGGCGACATCAACGAGCTCAACGCATGGCTCGGAGTTGCTCTCCAGAACGTCAGCGACGAGATGGTGTCGAAGCAGGTGCACTTCATACAGAACGAGCTCTTCGTGATAGGTGCAGAGCTGGCATCGATAGCCGACAAGCGCTTCACCCCTAAGCGCGCGATAGCAGATTCTGACGTCGAGGCGCTTCAGCAGGCCGTAGAGGAAGTTGGAGGCAGGGCGCACAAGCTGAAATCATTCGTGCTGCCGGGTGGCCCGGCGGGCGCCGCCTATTTGGATTTAGCAGCTACAGTTGCAAGGCGCACTGAACGCACCATAGTGGAGCTGATGCACAAGGCCAACGGCAGGAAACTCAATCCCGCGATAGAGAAATACCTCAACAGGCTCTCATCGTACCTGTTCTGGGCCGCAAGGGCCATCAATGCAAGGGAGGGCGTCGACGAGGAAAGGCCCACCTATTGA